From Micromonospora echinospora:
CCGAGGGTGCGGACGCTGCCCAGCCCGAGCCGTACCGCCGGGCCGCCCAGCCCCCAGGCGTGCGGCGGCTCGCCCGGCACGCTGCCCCACCGGGTCTCCGGCGTGGACTCCAGCACCGCCTTGGCGCCGCTGGCGTTGATGTCCGGCCGGCGTACCTCCACGCCGTGCCGGCGGGCGTCGTCGGCGAGCGTCTGCGGCGAGTAGAAGCCCATCGGCTGGGCGTTGAGCAGCGCGGCCAGGAACGGGCCCGGGTGGTAGCGCTTGAGCCACGAGCTGGCGTACACCAGGTAGGCGAAGCTCATCGCGTGGCTCTCCGGGAAGCCGTAGCTGGCGAACGCGGTGAGCTTGCGGTAGACGTCGTCGGCCAGCTCGCCGGTGATGCCCCGCTCGGCCATCCCGGCGTAGAGCCGGTCGGCGATCTGTGCCATCCGTTCCACCGACCGTTTCGCCCCCATGGCCCGGCGCAGCTGGTCGGCGCCGGCCGCGTCGAACCCGGCCAGGTCGATGGCGAGCTGCATGAGCTGCTCCTGGAACAGCGGCACGCCGAGCGTCTTCTCCAGCGCGTTGCGCATCAGCGGGTGCGCGTACGTCACCGGCTCCTGGCCGTTCTTGCGCCGGATGTACGGGTGCACCGAGCCGCCCTGGATCGGGCCGGGCCGGATCAGCGCCACCTCCACCACCAGGTCGTAGAACTCGCGCGGCTTGAGCCGGGGCAGCGTGGCCATCTGGGCGCGGCTCTCCACCTGGAACACGCCCACCGAGTCGGCCCGGCAGAGCATGTCGTAGACCTCGGGGTCGTCCAGGTCCATGTCACCGAGGTCGAGGCTGGACCCGATCAGGTCGTAGCCGTAGTGCAGCGCCGACAGCATGCCGAGGCCGAGCAGGTCGAACTTGACCAGGCCGACGGCGGCGCAGTCGTCCTTGTCCCACTGGAGCACGCTGCGGCCGGGCATCCGGCCCCACTCCACCGGGCACACCTCGATCACCGGCCGGTCGCAGATCACCATGCCGCCGGAGTGGATGCCCAGGTGCCGGGGGAACGTCTGCAGCTCGTTGGCGTACGCGACCACCTGCTCGGGGATGTCCGCCACGTCGACCGCGGCGACCGAGCCCCACCTGTCGATCTGCTTGCTCCAGGCGTCCTGCTGGCCGGGCGAGAAGCCGAACGCCTTCGCGACGTCCCGCACCGCCGACCGGGGCCGGTACGAGATGACGTTGGCGACCTGGGCGGTGTGCTCCCGGCCGTAGCGGGCGTAGACGTGCTGGATCACCTCCTCCCGGCGGTCGGACTCGATGTCCACGTCGATGTCGGGCGGGCCGTCGCGTTCCGGGGCGAGGAACCGTTCGAACAGCAGCCGGTGCCGGACCGCGTCCACGTTGGTGATGCGCAGCGCATAGCAGACCGCCGAGTTGGCCGCCGACCCCCGACCCTGGCAGTAGATGTCCTGCGCGCGGCAGAACGCGACGATGTCGTAGACCACCAGGAAGTAGCCGGGGAAACCGAGGTCCTCGATCATCCGCAGCTCGTGCTCCAGTTGCGCGTACGCCTCCGGATGCGCCTCGGGCGGGCCGTAGCGCTCGCGGGCACCGTCCATGGTCAGCCGGCGCAGCCAGCTCATCTCGGTGTGCCCGGGCGGCACCGGGTACGCCGGCAGCTTCGGCGCCACGAGCTGCAGGTCGAAGGCGAGTTCCGCGCCGTACTCGGCGGCCCGTGCCACCGCGCCCGGGTACGCGGCGAACCGCGCCGCCATCTCCGCGCCGCTGCGCAGGTGGGCGGTGGCCGCGGCGGGCAGCCAGCCGTCGATCTCGTCGAGGCTGCGCCGGGCCCGGACCGCTGCGACGGTGGTGGCCAGCCGCCGCCGGCCCGGGGTGGCGTAGTGCACGTTGCCGGTGGCCACCGTGGGCAGCCCGACCGCGGCGGCCAGCTCGGCGAGCGCGTCGTTGCGGTCGGCGTCGACCGGGTGGCCGTGGTCGGTCAGCTCCACCGCCACCGTCTCCGCCCCGAACAGCGCGGTGAGCCGGTCCAGTTCCCGGGCCGCCGCGGCGACGCCCTCGGTGAGCAGCGCCGCGGGCACGTGTCCCTTGCGGCAACCGGTGAGCACCAGCACGTGGTCGCGCAACTCGGCGGCGATCTCCTCCAGCTCGCCGTAGACCGGGCGGCCCTTCTCCCCGCCGCGCAGCTGGGCCCGGGAGATGGTGGCGGCCAGGCGCGCGTACCCCTCGTGGCCGTGCGCGAGCACCAGCAGGTGCCGGCCGAGCGGGTCGGGTTCGCCGTTCTGCGGGCCGGGCAGCCCGAGGGAGAGTTCCGCGCCGAAGATCGTCGGCAGCCGCAGCGCGCGGGCCGCCTCGGCGAAGCGCACCACGCCGTAGAAGCCGTCGTGGTCGGTGACGGCGAGCGCGGTGAGCCCCAGCCGGGCCGCCTCCTCGGCCAGTTCCTCCGGGTGGCTGGCCCCGTCGAGGAAGCTGAAGTTGGAGTGCGCGTGCAGCTCCGCGTAGGGCACCACGCCGTCCGGCCGGTCCAGCTCCGGCGGCCGGTACTCCTGGCGCTTGCGGCTCCACGCCGGTGAGTCGCCGCCGTCGGCGTCGACCGCGAGCGGGTCGACCACGTGCAGGTGCCGCTCGCCCGTGGCCCGCCCGGAGAGCACCTGCTCCAGCTTGGACCAGGGCATCTTCGGGTTGTGGAAGCTCACCGGCGCCTCCCCCGCCCGGCACCCGACCGCCCGAGATCTTGGTACGAAAAGGCCCCTGGAGGGGCGCTTTCCTTCCAAGATCTTCCCCGGCGCTCAGTCATAGATCGCCTCCACCAGCCACTGCCCGCCCTCGACCGCGAGCAACAGGGCGGCGCCGTCGGCCAGGCACACCTGGAACCGGGCCCGGCGGCGCGCCTCGGCCGGCGCCCACCAGCGTTCGTCCACCGGCCACGGACCGGCCCACCCGGTGATCTCGGCCGGGCGGCCGGCGCCGACGGTGAGCCAGGCCGGCGCCGCGCTGACCGCCAGCCGAGCGCTCACCACGACCGGCTCCCCGGCGGCGTCACGCACATCGGCCGACAACGGGGTGGGCAGCACCACAGCCGGCGACGGCGGCGGAATCCGTCCCGGCCACGGCGGCTCGGCCACCGCCCGGCCCCGCCCGCCCCGCCGTCCCGCACGGCCCCCAGGGGGTACGACGACAGAGGCTCCCGCCGCCGCCGAGCCCGCAGGAACGTCTTCTGAACGGTGTCCGGACACCGGTGCCGGGGCGGGTGGTGGGCCGGGACGGGCGGGCACCCGCTCGTCGCCCCACGGCACGAGGCGCACCTGGTCGGCCGGGGAACGCCCGCCGCCGAGCACCGCGGTGACCACCGCCTCGGGGCCGAGGATGCCCTGCACCCGGCTCAGCGCGCGGTGCGCCCGCTCCCGCTCCTCACCGGTCTCCCCCCACAGCCCGGGTTGCAGGCCCGCCTGGGCGAGCACCCCGTCGGGCACCAGTCGCAACCGGACGATCCCTGCGGTCGGGCGGGCCGGGCGGGCCCCGCCCCGGCCGTTGCTGCCGGAGAGCCAGCCGTCGAGCTGCCAGCGGACCCGGTCGGCGATGGCCGCGGCGGTGAGCAGGCCGTCGTGCCGCCAGACCCGGTGCAGCTCCTGGCCGTGCGCGGTGACCGCCTCGATGCCGAGCCGGGTGCAGGCCAGCCCGTACGCGGCCAGCCGCTCGTGCAGCAGTTCGGCGAGCGTCCGGGCGGCGAACGCGGCGGCGTCGACCCGGTCGACCGGCTCGTCGTAGTCGGCGGTGACGGCCAGGTCGGCGGGCGGCTGCCGGACCGCGAGCGGGCGGTCGTCCCGGCCACCGGCGAGCCGGTGCGCCAGCGCGCCGTCGAAGCCGAACCGGGCCAGCACGTCCCCGGCGGGCAGCGCCGCGAAGTCGCCGAGGGTGCGGACGCCGAGCCGGCGCAGCAGGTCGGCCAGGGCGGGCCGGCCGAGCGCCTCGACCGGACGGCCGGCCAGGAACTCGCGGGTGCCGCCGGGGGCCACGATCCGCCCCTCCCGGGCGGCCAGCCCGGCCGCGAACACCCCGTCGGCGATGCCGGCCTGGCTCTCCACCGCGCAGCTCTGCGCGACGTGCTCGACGATCCGCTCGGCCGCCGCTTCCTCGCCGCCGAGGTAGCGGCTCGGCCCCCGGGCCGCGGTGGCGCAGGCGCCGGGCCGGATCACCTCGACGCCGGCGACCACCTCCTCCACGGCGGCCACCACCGGCTCGAACGCCCGCGCGTCCCGGCCGGGGTCGTGGTCGACCACTGTCAGGTGCGGGCACCGCCCCTGCGCCTCCCGGCGGCGCAGCCCGCGCCGGATCCCCTCGGCGCGGGCCCGCTCGGAGCAGGCGACCACCCGGTTGGCGTGCAGCACCACGACCGGGTCGGTGGCGGGCACCCCGTCGACGATCTCGGCGGCGAGGACCGGCCAGTCCGGGCACCAGAGCAGCAGCGTCCGCTGCGGTGCGCCGCTCACGCCGGACCGGCCGCGGCGAGCGTACGGGCGGGCGGGGCCACCACGCGCAGGCGGCGGGCCGACGCGGCGGACGGTGCGCCGAGCCCGGCCGAGCGGGGGATCACCCGGGTCAGCTCGTCACCGGGCAGCCACACCTTGATCTCCTTGGGGCGGGCGGCGGCGCCCCGGCCCCGGGCCGAGACGGTCACCTCGCGGCGGCGCAGCCGCCCGCGACCGGGGCCGAGCCCCTGCCAGACGCCCCGGACCACCTGGAGCGTCACGTCCGCGCCGTCCCACCGGCCGTACGGAACCAGCACGCTTCCGCGCTGCCGGGCGCGGGCGGCCAGCCGGGTGGTGACCGAGGCGGCGACAGTGGCCGGCACGGCGGTGACCACCACGTCGACCCCGTCGATGAGCGCGGCGACCACAGTGGGCCACTCCGGCCCGGGGTCGGGCACCAGGGCCAGCCGGTCCAGGGCGATGCCCGCCTCGGCCGCCGCGCCGGCCCCGAAGGTGGGTACGCCGACCACGGCGCACCACGAGCCGGCCCGGGACGCCTCGGCGAGCAACGCGAGGATCAGCGAGGTGGCGCCGCTGCGCCGGGGTTGGCCGGCGCCGATCGCGACGGTGCTGCCGCGGCGCAGGCCGCGGTTGGGCAGCAGCCCGGTCAGCTCGGCCCGGACGGGCAGCACCCGGTGGCCGCCGGCCGGGTCGGGCGCGCTCGCCGGACGGACCAGCTCGGCCAGGGCGGCGGAGCCGACCACCATGCGGCCCGCCATCGGACCAACCCCCCGTCGTGTTTCGCCACGGGTCCCGCCCGTGGATGGTGCTGTGGATCGTGTGCTGTGGATCGTGTCGGTGCTGCGGCACCCGCGTGCCGTTGGTGCGGCGCCCGGCCACCCGGGGTCCCGCCGGTGGTGGCCGGGCGCCACGAATCAGGCGGCTGCCGCTCCGGGCCGCGACGGCGGGGAGTCGGACGCGCCGCGCCGCAGGGGCCGGGGCAGGCCGTCGAGCGCCGGCTGGTGCGCCAGGCCGAGCGCGGTCTCCACCACTGTCACGAACTCCTCGGCGGCGCGCAGCAGGTCGTCGGCCTCCCGGGCGGTGACCACGCGGGGGATGCCGGCCTCGGCGGCGGCCCGCTTGCTCGCGCCGGCCGCGAAGTAGGCGGCCCACTCGTCCAGCTCGGGGGCGACGGTGGCGAGCAGCACCCAGACGCTGGTGATCCGGTTCCGGCGGGTGGGCGCGGGGCGGGCCCGGGCCGCGAGCACGGCGGCGGCGGCGCGCAGCGCCGCGAGGTGGGCGGCGGCGTACCGGAGGCCGTCGGGACGGGTGCGGGCGGCCTCGGCCAGCCCGTCGCGGGCCACCGCGAGCAACTGGGCGGGGGTGCGGTGCGGCAGCACGTGCGCGGGCACCGTGGGCGCCTGGGCCGGACTGGTCGGCATGGGTCTCTCCTCCGCGTGTGGCCGGGGCGGGCGGTCGCGCGACGGAAAACCGTCGCCCGGTCGCCCGGAGCGGTCGGTGCGGAGGAAGACGCACCTTGAGGTGGCTGGCCGGCCGGGTGTGGACGCTTCCCCACACCCACCCCCGGCCGGCGTACCGGCGGGTCCGTCGCCCGCCGCCCGGGGGTCGTGGGCGGCGGGCGACGACCTGCCTGACGGGCCCGGACTCGCGACTGTCCGAACCCGGTGCGGCCCGCGGTGCCGCACCTCCCGGAAACCGGTGCCGCGAAACACCGTCTCCGGAGCGTTCGACGGGTGCGCGACCGGCTCGAACCGGGGCCGGTCAGCCGGGGAGCTGAGCCG
This genomic window contains:
- a CDS encoding error-prone DNA polymerase, coding for MSFHNPKMPWSKLEQVLSGRATGERHLHVVDPLAVDADGGDSPAWSRKRQEYRPPELDRPDGVVPYAELHAHSNFSFLDGASHPEELAEEAARLGLTALAVTDHDGFYGVVRFAEAARALRLPTIFGAELSLGLPGPQNGEPDPLGRHLLVLAHGHEGYARLAATISRAQLRGGEKGRPVYGELEEIAAELRDHVLVLTGCRKGHVPAALLTEGVAAAARELDRLTALFGAETVAVELTDHGHPVDADRNDALAELAAAVGLPTVATGNVHYATPGRRRLATTVAAVRARRSLDEIDGWLPAAATAHLRSGAEMAARFAAYPGAVARAAEYGAELAFDLQLVAPKLPAYPVPPGHTEMSWLRRLTMDGARERYGPPEAHPEAYAQLEHELRMIEDLGFPGYFLVVYDIVAFCRAQDIYCQGRGSAANSAVCYALRITNVDAVRHRLLFERFLAPERDGPPDIDVDIESDRREEVIQHVYARYGREHTAQVANVISYRPRSAVRDVAKAFGFSPGQQDAWSKQIDRWGSVAAVDVADIPEQVVAYANELQTFPRHLGIHSGGMVICDRPVIEVCPVEWGRMPGRSVLQWDKDDCAAVGLVKFDLLGLGMLSALHYGYDLIGSSLDLGDMDLDDPEVYDMLCRADSVGVFQVESRAQMATLPRLKPREFYDLVVEVALIRPGPIQGGSVHPYIRRKNGQEPVTYAHPLMRNALEKTLGVPLFQEQLMQLAIDLAGFDAAGADQLRRAMGAKRSVERMAQIADRLYAGMAERGITGELADDVYRKLTAFASYGFPESHAMSFAYLVYASSWLKRYHPGPFLAALLNAQPMGFYSPQTLADDARRHGVEVRRPDINASGAKAVLESTPETRWGSVPGEPPHAWGLGGPAVRLGLGSVRTLGEDVAERIEAERTAHGPYRDMPDLARRVGLTAAQLEALATADAFACFGLTRRQALWAAGAAAQDRPGRLPGTVTGADPPTLPGMAAVDRLVADVWATGLSPESHPARFIRDRLDALGAVPIARLGQVPPGRRIRVGGIVTHRQRPATAGGVTFLNLEDETGMLNVTCSPGLWQRYRRIARTSGALVVRGRLQRHEGVTNLTADRLDAIEPPVTPVSRDFR
- a CDS encoding DNA polymerase Y family protein, which produces MSGAPQRTLLLWCPDWPVLAAEIVDGVPATDPVVVLHANRVVACSERARAEGIRRGLRRREAQGRCPHLTVVDHDPGRDARAFEPVVAAVEEVVAGVEVIRPGACATAARGPSRYLGGEEAAAERIVEHVAQSCAVESQAGIADGVFAAGLAAREGRIVAPGGTREFLAGRPVEALGRPALADLLRRLGVRTLGDFAALPAGDVLARFGFDGALAHRLAGGRDDRPLAVRQPPADLAVTADYDEPVDRVDAAAFAARTLAELLHERLAAYGLACTRLGIEAVTAHGQELHRVWRHDGLLTAAAIADRVRWQLDGWLSGSNGRGGARPARPTAGIVRLRLVPDGVLAQAGLQPGLWGETGEERERAHRALSRVQGILGPEAVVTAVLGGGRSPADQVRLVPWGDERVPARPGPPPAPAPVSGHRSEDVPAGSAAAGASVVVPPGGRAGRRGGRGRAVAEPPWPGRIPPPSPAVVLPTPLSADVRDAAGEPVVVSARLAVSAAPAWLTVGAGRPAEITGWAGPWPVDERWWAPAEARRRARFQVCLADGAALLLAVEGGQWLVEAIYD
- a CDS encoding SAV_6107 family HEPN domain-containing protein, with the translated sequence MPTSPAQAPTVPAHVLPHRTPAQLLAVARDGLAEAARTRPDGLRYAAAHLAALRAAAAVLAARARPAPTRRNRITSVWVLLATVAPELDEWAAYFAAGASKRAAAEAGIPRVVTAREADDLLRAAEEFVTVVETALGLAHQPALDGLPRPLRRGASDSPPSRPGAAAA